A genomic stretch from Aedes albopictus strain Foshan chromosome 2, AalbF5, whole genome shotgun sequence includes:
- the LOC109429410 gene encoding angiotensin-converting enzyme, translated as MFDISSWEICDLKTKMDSRTVLAFCIIHVITVGVISQISDLRYTETTNDNLGDAIQFLRDFDREAAEMCNRVASSEWKYAINSTEFNKRRMREQQSLASKFECLSWRRAATFDSSTIVDSGIRRQLGRIVQPGRCGLGEDKYAELVHVISLMKDNYNNAKVCPYHGPHATAVGTDSYKSSNYVTGYTAYCDLKLEPDVAQIMESSRVEPELRYYWTAWREKTGPPVKNTFMRYLDLANQAAERHGFSDAGEQMRSVYDDSDFFFTVNDLWTRVQPLYKQLVTFVRKGLVRQYGEHVVRSDGPLPAHLLGNMWAQNWRNVLDIVRPGPSETPDVTGELVRQGYTPLKMFQTAEEFFTSIGLPPMAPEFWRNSMLQKANEMFGHCTASAWDFCNKVDFRIKQCTQVNLEDFVNAHHEMTHVQYYMQYTNQPFLYREGPNPAFHEALANAVSLSVGGPNHLQKLGLLNTQVSVLNGNTMVNIEYLLNVALDKLPFMAFSLALEKWRWYVFEKGPMGMNARWWELRLRYQGIIPPVGRGFEHFDAGAKYHVVSDQDYIKYFVATVLQFQVFSELCQASHHVGPLHTCDFYRSREAGRILSDVMQQGASLTSTQLMKLLTRGKTSRLSVEPLLDFFRPLEAWLELQNRGEPIIGWSSRMEDIALFQPLVDRNGRSSAGRITTNTYISMAILLYVYYTF; from the exons ATGTTCGACATTAGTTCGTGGGAGATATGTGATTTGAAAACGAAGATGGATTCCAGAACTGTTTTGGCGTTCTGCATAATACACGTGATAACGGTCGGAGTCATTTCACAAATAAGTGACCTCAGATATACCGAG ACAACCAATGATAACTTGGGCGATGCCATTCAGTTCCTGCGTGACTTCGATCGGGAGGCTGCTGAAATGTGCAATCG TGTTGCCAGTAGTGAGTGGAAGTACGCCATCAACTCAACCGAGTTCAACAAGCGTCGTATGCGAGAACAGCAGAGCCTCGCCTCGAAGTTCGAATGCCTTAGCTGGAGACGGGCGGCCACGTTTGATTCATCCACCATTGTGGATTCCGGCATACGGCGCCAGTTGGGCCGTATTGTCCAACCTGGTCGATGTGGTTTGGGCGAGGACAAGTACGCTGAG TTGGTACATGTCATATCGTTGATGAAGGACAACTACAACAATGCGAAGGTGTGTCCATACCATGGGCCTCATGCAACCGCTGTGGGGACCGATAGTTACAAGAGCTCAAACTACGTAACCGGATATACGGCATATTGCGACTTAAAGCTGGAACCTGATGTTGCCCAGATAATGGAATCGAGCCGGGTTGAACCTGAACTGAGATACTACTGGACAGCCTGGCGTGAGAAAACTGGTCCACCGGTGAAGAATACGTTCATGAGATATTTGGATCTGGCGAATCAAGCTGCCGAGCGACATGGATTTAGCGATGCTGGAGAACAGATGCGCTCGGTTTATGACGATAGCGACTTCTTCTTTACCGTTAATGATCTTTGGACCAGAGTTCAACCGCTCTATAAACAGTTGGTAACGTTCGTTAGGAAAGGTCTTGTGCGGCAATATGGTGAACACGTGGTGCGTAGCGACGGACCACTTCCGGCACATTTGTTGGGAAATATGTGGGCTCAAAATTGGCGTAACGTTTTGGATATAGTTAGACCTGGTCCATCCGAGACGCCGGACGTCACGGGAGAACTCGTGCGGCAGGGGTATACGCCCTTGAAGATGTTCCAAACTGCAGAGGAATTCTTCACATCTATTGGACTACCACCCATGGCTCCGGAGTTCTGGCGTAATTCAATGCTGCAAAAGGCGAATGAAATGTTTGGTCATTGTACGGCATCGGCTTGGGACTTCTGCAATAAGGTCGACTTTCGCATTAAACAGTGCACACAGGTTAACCTGGAGGACTTCGTCAACGCTCATCATGAAATGACTCACGTGCAATATTATATGCAATATACCAATCAACCGTTTCTGTATCGCGAGGGACCGAATCCAGCATTCCATGAAGCCCTTGCAAATGCAGTCAGCTTGTCGGTAGGAGGTCCCAATCACCTACAAAAGCTAGGATTACTGAACACACAAGTATCTGTTCTGAATGGTAATACCATGGTCAACATTGAATACCTTTTGAATGTGGCTTTGGATAAGCTACCGTTCATGGCTTTTAGTTTGGCATTAGAGAAG TGGCGTTGGTACGTATTCGAGAAGGGTCCAATGGGTATGAACGCTCGCTGGTGGGAACTTCGTCTAAGGTATCAAGGTATCATTCCTCCCGTGGGCCGTGGTTTCGAACATTTCGACGCTGGAGCAAAGTATCACGTCGTTTCCGATCAGGACTACATCAAGTATTTCGTCGCAACCGTGCTTCAGTTTCAGGTCTTTTCGGAGTTGTGCCAGGCATCGCACCATGTCGGTCCGTTGCACACGTGTGACTTCTACCGGTCGCGGGAAGCCGGCAGAATATTGAG TGACGTGATGCAGCAAGGGGCTTCTCTCACATCGACACAGTTGATGAAGCTTTTGACAAGGGGTAAAACGTCTCGTCTCTCTGTGGAACCGCTGTTGGACTTTTTCAGACCCCTGGAAGCATGGTTGGAGCTGCAAAATAGAGGCGAACCG ATAATTGGATGGAGTTCCAGAATGGAAGACATTGCCTTGTTCCAGCCGTTGGTGGACCGTAACGGAAGAAGCTCTGCTGGAAGAATTACTACTAATACATACATCAGTATGGCAATTTTATTGTATGTGTATTATACTTTTTAA